The DNA region TGGTTGCCGGGGCAGCTTCTGCTGCCGACCTGAAGTTTCCGCCCGGTCAGGATACGAAGTTCAACTGGAAGAGCTATGACGAGTTCAAAGCTGCTCACGCCGATTTGAAAGGTGAGCCGCTGACGATCTTCGGGCCGTGGCGCGGTGAGGACGAAGCCTTCTTCCGCAGCATTCTCGCTTATTTCACCGAGGCGACGGGCGTTGATGCCACCTATTCGTCCTCCGAAAACTACGAACAGCAGATCGTCATCGATACGCAAGCGGGCTCGCCGCCGAACGTCGCGATCCTGCCGCAGCCGGGCCTTCTTGCCGATCTCGCCAGCAAGGGGCTCCTGACGCCGCTTGGAGAGGAGAATTCCAAGTGGGTGAAGGAAAATTACGGCGCCGGCGATAGCTGGGTCGGTTACGGCACCTACAAAGGCAAGGACGGCAAGGACGGCTACTACGCATTCCCTTACAAGGCCGACGTGAAGTCGCTTGTCTGGTACGTTCCGGAAAACTTCAAGGAAGCCGGATACAAGGTTCCGACCACGATGGAACAGCTTCATGACCTGACGGACCAGATCGTCAAGGATGGTGGCGTTCCGTGGTGCATCGGCCTCGGCTCCGGCGGTGCGACCGGCTGGCCGGCAACCGACTGGATCGAAGACCTCATGCTGCGCATGCAGAAGCCGGATGTCTATGACAAGTGGACTACGAACGAAGTGAAATTCACCGACCCGGCGGTCATTGCCGCGATCGATGAATTCGGCAAGTTCGCCAAGAACGCGAGCTATGTCGATGGCGGCGTTGCGGCCGTTGCTTCGACCGATTTCCGCGACAGTCCGAAGGGTCTCTTCGCCGTTCCGCCGAAGTGCTATATGCACCATCAGGCTTCGTTCATCCCCTCCTTCTTCCCGGAGGGCACGAAGCTCGGCCAGGATGCCGACTTCTTCTACATGCCGACCTTCGCAGCGCACGCCGATCTCGGCAAGCCGGTTCTCGGTGCCGGCACGCTCGTGTCGATCACCAAGGACTCGAAGGCCGCTCGCGCATTCGTCGAGTTCCTGAAGACGCCGATCGCGCATGAGGTCTGGATGGCGCAGTCGAGCTTCCTGACCCCATACAAGGGCGTCAGCACCGCGGCCTACGCCAACGAGCAGATGAAGCGCGAAGGCGAGATCTTGACGACGGCCACGACCTTCCGGTTCGACGGTTCTGACCTCATGCCCGGCAAGATCGGCGCAGGTGCCTTCTGGACCGGCATGGTCGATTTCGTCGGCGGCAAGTCTGCGGAAGACACAGGCAAGGAAGTCCAGGCCGCCTGGGATGCCATCAAGTAATCATCGATAACCGGTGCCGCGGGGGAAACCCGCGGCATTGCTGGTATGATGGCCGGAGCTGTGGGGGTCCGGCCAACGCCGGATACTGTGTTCAAATGCAACAAAGAAGTTGACGGTAACTGGTGCCAGCCCTTCAAGATAGTCAGGGGTAGCACGGGAGGGACGAATGCTGTCGCAGATAGTTTCCGCGTTGGGCGTTGTGGTCGTGGCGGTATTCGCCTGCTCGGCCTACTTCTATTTCTCGAACAAGATTCTGGATCTGGCGCTGCCAGTCAAAGACGGCGGCATGCGCGCGGCTACGCGCAATCTTAACCGCCGCGCGATGATCCGCCCATGGCTCTTTCTCGGCCCGGCGCTGTTTCTGCTGATCGTCTATCTCGTCTATCCGGTCATCGCGACGCTTATTTTGTCATTCTATGACCGTTCCGGCTCGAGTTTCGTGGGCTTGGCCAATTATCAGTGGGCCTTCGGCGACCGCGAATTCCGCCAATCGATTTTAAACAACATCCTCTGGCTCGCCGTCGTTCCGGCCGCCTGCACGTTCTTCGGCCTGGTCATCGCCGTCATGACCGACCGCATCTGGTGGGGCAATATCGCAAAGAGCATCGTCTTCATGCCGATGGCAATCTCCTTCGTCGGCGCCTCGGTCATCTGGAAGTTCATCTATGAGTATCGCGGCGGCAACGACGTCCAGATCGGCCTCCTGAATGCAATCGTACAGCTCTTCGGCGGCACGCCGGAGGTTTGGATATCCGTTCCTTTCTGGAACAATTTCTTCCTGATGGTAATCCTCATCTGGATCCAGACCGGTTTTGCGATGGTCATTCTCTCGGCCGCCCTTCGTGGCATACCGGAAGAAACGATCGAGGCTGCCGTCATCGACGGCGCCAATGGGTGGCAGATTTTCTGGCGCATCATGGTGCCGCAGATCTGGGGCACGATCGCCGTCGTCTGGACCACGATCACCATCCTCGTCCTCAAGGTTTTCGACATCGTCCTGACCATGACCAACGGTCAGTGGGACTCGATGGTACTCGCCAACCTGATGTTCAACTGGATGTTCCGCGGTGGTGGCGACTCCGGCCGAAGCGCAGTCATCGCCCTCATCATCATGCTGGCCGTGACGCCGATCATGGTGTGGAACGTCCGCCGCGCGAACCGCGAACTCGGAGGCAACTGAGATGACATTGTCAGCACGCTTCCTCAAGATCGGCCCGGCGCGTCTCTTCGTTCACGTCTGCGTCCTTCTGATCGTCATCATCTGGCTGATCCCGACGCTCGGCATCTTCGTCAGCGCCGTGCGCGATAAGGACCAGATCGTCGTTTCCGGCTGGTGGACGGCCTTTGCCGGCTCGACACGCACGGTTGCCGCCCGTCTCGGTACCGCCGACCAGCAGAAACAGGAAGGCGCCACCTACGTCATTTCCGGCAATCTGCTGGAGGGACAGGATGGTCGCTCTTTGAAGGCTTTCGGCACACGCATCCAGCAGCCGTCAGCCTACCAGGCGGGCGAGACAGCCAATCTCGGCGAAGGCCTCAGCCTCCAGGTCAATGAGGACGGCACTTATCGCTATATGAAGAACGCCGCCTTCACGGATGACGACGCCGGCCGCCGCGTCTATGTCGCGGTTTCCACGCCGCCCGAATTCACGCTGCAGAATTACAAGACCGTGCTCACAGGCGAGGGGATAGGCCAGTCGTTTATTAACTCGCTGACTGTGACCATTCCGGCAACCATTATTCCGATCCTGATTGCCGCCTTCGCGGCATACGCCCTGAGCTGGATGGAATTCCCGGGCCGTGCCTTGCTGATCGCCCTCGTCGTCGGCCTTATTGTCGTGCCATTGCAGATGTCGCTGATCCCGCTGCTGCGTCTCTACAACATGGTGGGCTCGGCTTTCGACGTTCCGTCGAAGACCTATCCCGGCATCTGGCTGGCACACACGGCCTTCGGCATGCCGCTCGCCATCTTTCTGCTCCGCGCCTATATCGCAGGGCTGCCGAAGGAGATCATCGAATCGGCGCGCGTCGATGGCGCAAGCGACTTTGAGATCTTCGTCCGCATCGTTTTGCCCCTATCCTTTCCCGCGCTCGCGTCTTTCGCGATCTTCCAGTTCCTCTGGGTGTGGAACGACCTGCTTGTCGCCATGGTCTTCCTCGGCACCGATAGGCAGCACCTCGTGCTGACCGGCGCGCTGAACGCGCTGCTTGGCTCGCGCGGCGGCAACTGGGAAATCCTGACGGCGTCCGCCTTCGTTACCATCGTCGTGCCGCTGCTCGTGTTCTTCGGGCTACAGCGCTATCTGGTACGCGGGCTGCTTGCGGGTTCGGTCAAGGGGGGCTGATCCATCCCAACACGACACATCCCACAGGAACACACATGAGCATAGCATCCCAATCCACTTTGACGGTTGATAAGGACTGGTGGCGCGGCGCGGTAATCTATCAGATCTATCCGCGCTCCTTTCAGGATTCGAACGGCGACGGCATCGGTGACCTGAAGGGCATCACCGCCCGTTTACCGCATGTAGCAAGCCTCGGCGCTGACGCGATCTGGATTTCGCCCTTCTTCACCTCGCCGATGCGCGATTTCGGCTACGATGTCTCGGACTACGAGAACGTCGATTCGATCTTCGGCACGCTGGTGGATTTCGACACGATGATAGCAGAGGCCCATCGCCTCGGCATCAAGGTGATGATCGATCTCGTCATTTCGCACAGCTCGGACCAGCATCCGTGGTTCGCCGAAAGCCGTTCCAGCAAGACGAATGCAAAGGCGGACTGGTATGTCTGGGCGGATGCCAAGCCGGACGGCACGCCGCCGAACAACTGGCTGTCGATTTTCGGCGGCTCGGCATGGGCGTGGGATCCGCGGCGCATGCAGTATTATCTGCACAACTTCCTGACCTCGCAGCCGGACATGAACCTGCACAATCCGGAAGTGCAGGACCGGCTGCTCGACGTCGTCCGCTTCTGGCTAAAGCGCGGCGTCGACGGCTTCCGTCTCGACACGATCAATTTCTATTTCCACGACCAGCAACTGCGCGACAACCCGGCTTTGCCGCCTGCACGCCGCAATGCTTCGACCGCGCC from Rhizobium sullae includes:
- a CDS encoding carbohydrate ABC transporter permease; protein product: MLSQIVSALGVVVVAVFACSAYFYFSNKILDLALPVKDGGMRAATRNLNRRAMIRPWLFLGPALFLLIVYLVYPVIATLILSFYDRSGSSFVGLANYQWAFGDREFRQSILNNILWLAVVPAACTFFGLVIAVMTDRIWWGNIAKSIVFMPMAISFVGASVIWKFIYEYRGGNDVQIGLLNAIVQLFGGTPEVWISVPFWNNFFLMVILIWIQTGFAMVILSAALRGIPEETIEAAVIDGANGWQIFWRIMVPQIWGTIAVVWTTITILVLKVFDIVLTMTNGQWDSMVLANLMFNWMFRGGGDSGRSAVIALIIMLAVTPIMVWNVRRANRELGGN
- a CDS encoding ABC transporter substrate-binding protein: MKKILLMGVAAAALVAGAASAADLKFPPGQDTKFNWKSYDEFKAAHADLKGEPLTIFGPWRGEDEAFFRSILAYFTEATGVDATYSSSENYEQQIVIDTQAGSPPNVAILPQPGLLADLASKGLLTPLGEENSKWVKENYGAGDSWVGYGTYKGKDGKDGYYAFPYKADVKSLVWYVPENFKEAGYKVPTTMEQLHDLTDQIVKDGGVPWCIGLGSGGATGWPATDWIEDLMLRMQKPDVYDKWTTNEVKFTDPAVIAAIDEFGKFAKNASYVDGGVAAVASTDFRDSPKGLFAVPPKCYMHHQASFIPSFFPEGTKLGQDADFFYMPTFAAHADLGKPVLGAGTLVSITKDSKAARAFVEFLKTPIAHEVWMAQSSFLTPYKGVSTAAYANEQMKREGEILTTATTFRFDGSDLMPGKIGAGAFWTGMVDFVGGKSAEDTGKEVQAAWDAIK
- a CDS encoding carbohydrate ABC transporter permease, encoding MTLSARFLKIGPARLFVHVCVLLIVIIWLIPTLGIFVSAVRDKDQIVVSGWWTAFAGSTRTVAARLGTADQQKQEGATYVISGNLLEGQDGRSLKAFGTRIQQPSAYQAGETANLGEGLSLQVNEDGTYRYMKNAAFTDDDAGRRVYVAVSTPPEFTLQNYKTVLTGEGIGQSFINSLTVTIPATIIPILIAAFAAYALSWMEFPGRALLIALVVGLIVVPLQMSLIPLLRLYNMVGSAFDVPSKTYPGIWLAHTAFGMPLAIFLLRAYIAGLPKEIIESARVDGASDFEIFVRIVLPLSFPALASFAIFQFLWVWNDLLVAMVFLGTDRQHLVLTGALNALLGSRGGNWEILTASAFVTIVVPLLVFFGLQRYLVRGLLAGSVKGG